The genomic DNA GCACGTAGCCATCTGTTCGGATCTCCATCTGCCACTACTGGGCTGAGGCAAACTGCGCCCAAAAACAGCAAGCAAGATGCCAGGCAGTAAATAGGAAGCGATCATCCTATAAAGGCAAGAATTTCAGTAGATTCAACTTTGTGTGCAGTGTTGGAGCTCCAGGTAGGGTCATTGGAGCATGTATCGAAAGTGATCTAGGATGTGGATCAAAATGGATTCACATGTCGTTACAGGTGATTTTCTACTGATTACACGAAAGTCTTGTTCTGGTCGGCAGAACCCTTACTCTCGTCTTCACATACAAAGAACTCCCGCTGATCAGGATGGGGGGCATCCCCGCATGGCGTGATGGACCGCTCATTCCTTCATCTTTCTCTGGCCTAGCCCAATTATTTAATCCCTGAACTTTCCTCATAACTTTCTCAACCTCCCCACTTTCCTGCATCGGCACTCCGGTTGCTCAAGCAATCCTCCGTCGGCGCACAGCAAGACAAGCGAAAGGAGGTGGTTTTACTCAAGGCAAGTTTTGAGTTTTGAATGATGCGTGTTGACCGATCAACAGGGTTCAGCGAGCTACAACAAGCACCTGGGCATGAAGCGGGCTGAAACAGTCAAGGTTGAGCTGATCAATGTCGGAATCGCCGAACACCGGATCAAAGCGGTGAGTTTGGGCGAAGAAGGTGTGTTGTGTGTCGATGCGAGCGACATCTGCCGCCACATGAACCGCCGGGTGCATCTTGAGATCCGCAAGATTGGTCAGGAACACATGGTGTTTCCTCCTGCCCCGACCACAACTTTCGAGATCTCAAACTCATCCATCGATTCGCCATCCTCGATGGGGGATGGGGGCTCAACAATCCAAAGTATTCTTCCTCCTCCATCTGATCCAACTGCCACATTGGAATCGGTCAGCGGCAGTTAAGATTCAGAGGCCTCGGATGGATATTCTCCATCCCAAGGCTCAACTGCCATCCGTTCATGCGAGTCGGCCATTCGGCTCTGGCTGTGAAAAATTGGTCCCGGGATCTTTTTCACTATTCGATGGAGCCATCTTTTTTCGTTTAAGCTCTTGACAGATACGAAACATCGCTCCTGATGCCGGCAGCGATCATCCCCAGAACGGTGTTGAACCTGTGGATAGTATGTCGAACAGTGACAATAGAGGGGGTACAAGCAAGGGCGAATGGGTCATGTCAAGAACTCTTTCCCAGGAATATGTAAAAAAGTAAGGAATGTATGCTGAAACTACTATTACTTGTGGGTCTGACAATATGAGGCGGATGCCTAAAAAATAGGCGATTCGATGAATAATCACGCTATTCGCACCGTCTTTACCGAATAACATGACTTGTTCACATGGTTATCCACAGAAGATGGGGATGTGAATTTTCGGCATTAATATACAAGACTCATCACGATGGAGAAATGGGGATAACTACTGATGCTAGGAGTCTCCCTAGATGATCAATCGGCTATTTCTTACTCTTGGCTTTCTTGTGAGTCTTCGGAAGAGATGACTTCGGAACTGATGCCACAATAGCGAGGGCTTCCTTGAATCGGTCGAAGGGCGTTTTGGAATTGTTCGTTTCCATTGATCTAGTGATTAAACATGTGATCAAAAATGTTTTCAGGTATTTTTAAACGCCGTAAAATTGTTCTGACTAATTCTAGCTCGTCTTGGCTGAACATCGCATTCGATAGCCTATGAGTGACAGGGGTAAATCCTGTTACGCCTCCGGGGGCAGTTCTTCTAAGCATGAGTAAGTCCCCAATAGCACAGTCATCATCATCTAAAGTAACATCCCAGGTTGCTCGCAATTCCGTTATGAAATTGCCATAAGTTAGGCGAGACACAGGTTTTCATCTCGATGCTTATAGAAAGGCTGCGCATGCGTAGATTCATTACGGGGGTGCCTGAAATCTATATCTAATATTATACCCTTCTGATTTTGTATCCTCGACCAGCTAGGCAATGGAGCAGGGGAGTACAAAGGCAAATTGTTTTCAAAAGCAAATAGCATATGCTTTTTAATCATCTTGATCAGCTCGTTAATAGCTGCATCCTCATCACGTCCTGATGACATGATGTCTAATTCTAGGCAGTGAGCCAAAACGAGTGTTTCCTTCGGCTCAATCGATAAGTGAAAAGTATACCTATCGTTAATGGTAGAGTAATCCATACTTACTTCCTCCCTGTTCCCTTTTCGCCGTTTTGGGTTTAACAACCCCATTGTGGCTTTGGGGGCTAAGGATAATATATCAGGTAGTGCGCAAAAGGCTACTGGGAGTTGCAATGGCGCAAATCCTATGCTAGGCAAAGCGCCCGTCTCATTTATAAGAACATTAAATCAACTACTTGCGTTGCCCCCTTCTCTGTCTTCTATAGCCATTCACCCTAGTCCCACGTTTGACCGATCAGGGTCTTATATTCAACGCGCTTCCCTGAAATCTGTGAAAGCGCAGTCATAAACCGGCCCTGATCGTTGTCCTTCCGAGTATTGAACCGGAAGGATTGTTCATCCAAATACCGGAACAAATGGAACGGCTCAACACTGACATAGGTTCCCTTGATGCCCCGCTTGAGCAAGCTCCAATAGTTCTCAATGCTGTTAGTGTGAACATTGCCTTTCACATAGGCTTCCGCATGATTAATTACTTGATGGGCATATTCTTTCCCGACTTTGACATAGGCATGCGCTTCATCGCTATAGAGGTTGCTTCCAGGTACCACGTTTTCTTTGATAGCCTTCTCGATGAGCTTGGCCGATGCACGATTGAGAACAGCGGTTCTGACTTCTCCTTTTCGTTCTAACATACCAATCACCACGGCTTTTCGAAAGAACCCTTCAGCTCGTTTCATCTTGATTTGCTTATCCACGTGCATGTTCCGGGCTTGGCCCCCAATATAAGTCTCGTCTGCCTCAACATCCCCCATAAGCTTTCGGTCAATCGAACCCTTCTGTAAGGCAAGCCGGAGCCGATGCATCATGAACCAAGCAGTTTTTTGAGTGACCTTCAAGGCTCGATGGATTTCATAGGAACTCACGCCATTCTTAGCACTAGTAATCATCCAGAGCGCACAGAACCACTTATCCAGCGATAACGCGCTATCCTCAAAAATAGTCCCGAGCTTCGCAGTGTATTGCTTGCGGCAATCCTTACACTGATACACATTGCGCGATTTCAGATAGCCATGACGAGGTGAACGACACTTCGGACACTCAGGGCCATGGGGCCAGCGCATCGCCGAGAGTAAGTCCTGACAGCGTTGCGGATCAGCGAAGTACTTGATAGCTTCTTGAAGGGTGGTTGGGAGCTTGGGCTGACTCATGGGTTCCTCCGTAATGGATGGCCCATAGTGACATATCGGCTAGTGATGAGTCAAGTATATTAATGCCGAATTTTCATGCCAATCTGTCTCTGAAGCTACCATCTTGAGTCTTTAAGTTTATGAGCGACATGCCTCAGACACGCACGGTGGAGAGAGTTGAGATCCAGCGATGTTATTACACAAGCACAGCATGACCGGGACTTCTCTGTACGTGAGGTGCACCGGTGAATTTTGAAATAGGTCTTAGTTGTGACGAGCAGATTTCGTGGATATCCAGGCGATCTCCCTCGTGAACCATGAGGACTCGTGCAGCGAAGTCCGCCCATGCGACTGCTCGCCCGACGTCCCCTGTAGCTAGCCCATCATCTGTCCGCTTTTTGTAGCACATGAAGTGTCCGGTTTACGGTGCGCCCTCAAGGAGGGCCACCATGATGCGGGCGACAGTGCTACAGGAGGTGAGACGGATGCGATTTGAAGAGTTGTATGCGCGGCGACACCGAGGGGAACTGACCATGGCGGAGGCGGCGGAGCTGTTAGGCGTCACGGAACGGACGTTTCGCCGCTGGAGCGTCCGCTACGAAACCGAGGGTGTGGAGGGATTAGAAGATCGGCGGCTGGGCCGGGCCTCGGCTCGGGCGGTGCCGGTAGATGAAGCGCTTCGGATGGTGACGTTGTATGAGACACAGTACCGGGGCTGGACCGTGAAGCATTTTCATGAGCGCTGGCACCAAGAGCATGGGGGGACGCGCTCCTACACGTGGACGAAGAACCGGCTGCAACGGGCAGGACACGTGACTCGGGCCTCCCGGCGCGGAGCGCATCGCAAGAAGCGGCCCCGCAAACCCTTGCCGGGGATGATGCTGCACCAAGACGGATCCCGGCATGAATGGGTACCGGGATGCCAATGGGATCTGATTGTGACTCTGGATGATGCGACCAGCGAGATGTACTCGGCCTTCTTCGTCGAAGAAGAAGGGACGATGAGCAGTTTCCGGGGTCTGCGGGAGGTCATTGAAAAACAGGGCCTGTTCAGTTCCCTCTATACCGATCGCGGCTCGCACTACTGGTATACGGAGAAGACGGGAGGCAAGGTCGATAAGACGCGGCTCACGCAGGTGCATCGGGCGCTCCGGCAATTGGGGATCACGCTCATTGCCGCCTATTCGCCGGAAGCGCGGGGCCGTTCCGAACGGGTCTTCCGCACCCTGCAAGATCGATTGCCCAAAGAGCTGGCCCTGGCCAGGATCACCACCATCGCAGCGGCCAACCGATATCTCACCGAGCAATTTCTTCCGGCCTACAATCGGCGGTTTGCCGTGCCGGCCGTCGAAGCGGGGACGGCCTTCGTCCCCTGGATTGGTTCGAACCTGGCCGAGATTCTCTGTGTGCAGGATGAGCGGGTGGTGGCCAATGACAACACGGTGCGCTATCAGGGCCAGCATCTGCAGATTCCGCCCGATCAACACCGGTTCCATTATGTGAAGACCACCGTGCGGGTCCATGCGTATCCCGATAGTACCTTGGCCGTGTTCCATGGCCCGCGATGCTTGGCGCGGTATCAGCCGGATGGGCGGGTGATCGAATCCAAAGACGCCCCTTCAAGCCGTCGCGGCCCGACCCGCCGATCGGGCGGCCGACCGATCGTTGATCCTAGGCCAATTGTGCGCGAAAACATTTCGGCGCACGGCTGAAATTATTCGAGCGAAATACCGGACAGATCATGTGCTACATAAACCGGACAACTTAACTTGCTATCTACAGCTCGCCCGACGTCCCCTTGACCTCACTACCCGTGAAGCGTAGAGTGAAATCTTAATACCGCCTCATCCTTTAGGAGGTGGTGCCCATGCTCCTCGCGGGAATACCACACCGACAGACCGGACATGGGAAGTGCGGACTCCGCCTTTCTTTATCTCTTATCAATTATCCCGCTGAGTTGTCTTGTGAAGATGTCATCGGGCTCGTGAGCCCGACAAACCTTTTTCGAGGTGCCACGTCGCCCACGTGCGATTACCCGATGTGGCAAGGAGGTAGCTATGTCGTACCGCTATAACACCACCGATATCATCGTCGGCGTAGGCATGTGCGCCATTCTTTTTGGAGGGCTCCTGTTGTTTCTCGCTGCCAACGGGACCTATCAGGCAGTCCCACCACAAGCGTCGGAACAACAAGTAGGCATTGAGAACGGCATGCGTCTACTTCAGCCGGCCCTCGGTCAAGCCATCGTCGATCAAGCGCTCTTTGAACGCCGTGCCAATCAAGCCGTCGCTGAATCGGTCTCTGAATGGAATCGCGCGGCCATGGCACATCATGAGCTGCAATCAGGCTCGCGTGGCTTGCTTGGATTCACCCTTACTCGCGCTGCCACTGTTCCGACCGATAATCTGGCTCGTGTGCAGGGTGTCATGGGACGAGCGATCGTCAACTTCACGACTCGCGGCGTTCGCCATGGTCTCTTGTCGGCCGATCAGTATGGCACGATGTACAACATGAAGATGATCGGCGCGATCCAAGCCCAAGGGCAACGCCTGCATGACCAATTCGCCTCGACCTGGCAAGCCATGCTCGGACGCCGCATCGTCGAAGCTGCCCGACACGACTGGTTCCAGGCAGGAGCAATTCAGGAGCGGCTCGGCTCGGGTCTGGTTCGGGTGGTTCGGGCACAAATGAGCGCCGAAGAAGGACAGGCTATGCAACAAGAGCGGCTGGCAAGCTTGATATTTGCCGCCGTTCGCAACGAGGTCATAACACATCGTCCGACGCAGACGACTGTTGCGGCAGCTCCGGCGATGCCTTCAGAAAATATCGCCATGGCTTCTACTGAATCGGCGTCATGGCCGGAGATCCCAATGACCTATTTGATTGCAGCCTGTCTTCTGTTGGCCACCGTCTTTTTGGGAGGCCTTTCTATGGCGGCGCAGAGCAGAGAGGCGAAAGCTCTCGCTCAGCTGAAACGGGAGGCCGACCGCTGGGCCTTTCGCATGGCAGCCTAATACGGACGTGAACAGTTAACCGGTGCTCGACAGAATGCGGAAATTCGTCGTCGGGCACCGGTGAGTCGGACTCGTATGAAGAGAGAGACCTCTACGTCCAATCGCAGTCGGAAAAATACAGCCCATCGCATTGATCCTGAAACAAGATCCCGATCCATGAGACTGCTCATTGTCGAAGCCCAACGCCTGTTCAGACAAAGTCTGCGGGTGCTTTTGGAACGGGAACGAGATATCGCAGCCGTGGTGGAAGCAACCGACGGCCGCGAGGCGTATCGATTAGCGATGGAACACAAGCCGAATATCGTTCTCCTGGACGTCGATATGCCGGATCTCGATGTGGAATCGGCAACCTCACTGATTCACCAGCATCTACCCACGACGCGCGTGTTGCTGTTGGCCCGGTACGATGAGGACAGCAGAATCATCGCAGCCATGCAGGCCGGCGCCTTCGGTTACATCCTGAAGGACACCGATTGTACAGACTTCCTGCGCATCCTCAGAGCCACAGTGAGAGGAGAACACATCTTGTCGCCGGTCACACCTGAACGTTTTGTCCGCACTGTTCCTGGTGCGGTACGACACACTCATGAGAACAACAATATTCTGCTTTCCAGTCTGACCGACCGTGAACGAGAGATATTGACTTGCGCGGCCGCCGGCCGGAGCAACAAGGAAATTGCAGACCAGTTGTGCGTTTCCATCGATACCGTGAAGACCCATCTGCATCATATCTATCAAAAACTTTTAGTCAATGGGCGTGTCGAAGCCATTCTCACCTATCTCAAGGCTCAGTGATTTCTTTTTAGTCGACGCTCACTCAATCGGTGTAGGTCGTAATTCAGTCTTCTAGGTGATAGCGCTGAGGCGGTCCTCTTTCCTACCATGCAGACAAATACTGAGGTCGGTCCGGATGGCCGAGGCCAAAAGTTTTTAAGCAAGGAGGTGAACGGCTATGCGTCAGCTACACATCATGGACGAGTTGAAATCTGAGCCTGCATGGGCGTTCCTGTATGCAGCGTTCTTTATTGGGATCGTGGTGTTTGCACTTCTGTCCGGCGGTTTCATGGGATGAGCATTCATAGC from Nitrospira sp. includes the following:
- a CDS encoding Transposase; its protein translation is MMRATVLQEVRRMRFEELYARRHRGELTMAEAAELLGVTERTFRRWSVRYETEGVEGLEDRRLGRASARAVPVDEALRMVTLYETQYRGWTVKHFHERWHQEHGGTRSYTWTKNRLQRAGHVTRASRRGAHRKKRPRKPLPGMMLHQDGSRHEWVPGCQWDLIVTLDDATSEMYSAFFVEEEGTMSSFRGLREVIEKQGLFSSLYTDRGSHYWYTEKTGGKVDKTRLTQVHRALRQLGITLIAAYSPEARGRSERVFRTLQDRLPKELALARITTIAAANRYLTEQFLPAYNRRFAVPAVEAGTAFVPWIGSNLAEILCVQDERVVANDNTVRYQGQHLQIPPDQHRFHYVKTTVRVHAYPDSTLAVFHGPRCLARYQPDGRVIESKDAPSSRRGPTRRSGGRPIVDPRPIVRENISAHG
- a CDS encoding ISSpo8, transposase, with the translated sequence MSQPKLPTTLQEAIKYFADPQRCQDLLSAMRWPHGPECPKCRSPRHGYLKSRNVYQCKDCRKQYTAKLGTIFEDSALSLDKWFCALWMITSAKNGVSSYEIHRALKVTQKTAWFMMHRLRLALQKGSIDRKLMGDVEADETYIGGQARNMHVDKQIKMKRAEGFFRKAVVIGMLERKGEVRTAVLNRASAKLIEKAIKENVVPGSNLYSDEAHAYVKVGKEYAHQVINHAEAYVKGNVHTNSIENYWSLLKRGIKGTYVSVEPFHLFRYLDEQSFRFNTRKDNDQGRFMTALSQISGKRVEYKTLIGQTWD
- a CDS encoding Two-component transcriptional response regulator, LuxR family encodes the protein MRLLIVEAQRLFRQSLRVLLERERDIAAVVEATDGREAYRLAMEHKPNIVLLDVDMPDLDVESATSLIHQHLPTTRVLLLARYDEDSRIIAAMQAGAFGYILKDTDCTDFLRILRATVRGEHILSPVTPERFVRTVPGAVRHTHENNNILLSSLTDREREILTCAAAGRSNKEIADQLCVSIDTVKTHLHHIYQKLLVNGRVEAILTYLKAQ